A portion of the Saccharomyces paradoxus chromosome XV, complete sequence genome contains these proteins:
- the ROD1 gene encoding Rod1p (Alpha-arrestin involved in ubiquitin-dependent endocytosis~similar to YOR018W): MFSSSSSSRPSKEPLLFDIRLRNLDNDVLLIKGPPDEASSVLLSGTIVLSITEPIQIKSLALRLFGRLRLNIPTVLQTVHGPHKRYSKFERNIYSHFWDDFNIKSYFQNLYDNHNNGKITISSKSSTNLAALPKRKRALSTASLISSNGQTSTNKNYHTLVKGNYEFPFSAIIPGSLVESVEGLPNAAVTYALEATIERPKQPDLICKKHLRVIRTLAIDAVELSETVSVDNSWPEKVDYTISIPTKAIAIGSSTMINILIVPVLKGLKLGPVRISLMESSQYCGSYGGVINQERIVAKLKLKDPLKHVAQMKKKRSLNEVNDEGIDIDTGEFQDKWEVRALLNIPASLTKCSQDCRILSNIKVRHKIKFTISLLNPDGHISELRAALPVQLFISPFVPVNVKTSDVIERTLKTFGPSYQITSQHDNSFSNKSFVDDSEEDVIFQRSVSALQLSSMPTIVSGSTLNINSTDAEASATTDATMVTSLMVPPNYGNHVYDRVYGEITNQDETSTSPSSAAIESQATHDIQNLCISDSNNSNNPILAPNPQIKIENDSLNNCDSRGDSFNNSSLSLVNNNLTVSDSWNSNSISTNRYNNTINAGLNSPSLTPSFAHLSRRNSYSRQTSSTSLKNDLELTDLSRVPSYDKAMKSDMIGEDLPPAYPEEELDVQENRKIKLERPQILHYKSTSSLLPLPGSSKSSNSVKRSSSRTHLSHSPLPRNNSGSSISLQQLTRNNTDSSFNLNLSFTSTKNGVGSRNFPFNMTPSLASANSKNNSYFDKTESTSNVNKPREEENHTGSTHNRRSRSSSVRSNNSNSPLRQGTGSFANLMEMFTKRDRS, translated from the coding sequence atgttttcatcatcatcatcgtctcGACCTTCAAAGGAGCCATTACTGTTTGACATCAGACTTAGAAATTTGGACAATGATGTTTTGCTGATAAAAGGTCCCCCTGATGAGGCATCATCTGTCCTACTATCTGGAACAATAGTATTGTCCATTACTGAGCCAATTCAAATCAAGTCTTTAGCTTTAAGACTTTTTGGTAGGTTGAGACTAAATATTCCAACAGTTTTACAAACTGTTCATGGTCCACATAAGCGATACTCAAAGTTTGAGagaaatatatattctcATTTTTGGGATGATTTCAATATAAAGAGTTATTTCCAAAACTTGTACGATAATCATAATAATGGTAAAATAACTATTTCTAGTAAATCCTCAACAAATTTAGCGGCATTgccaaagagaaaaagagcCCTTTCTACTGCATCATTAATATCAAGTAATGGGCAGACAAGTACAAACAAAAACTACCACACCTTAGTAAAAGGTAACTACGAATTCCCTTTCAGCGCGATCATTCCTGGTTCATTAGTGGAAAGTGTAGAAGGTCTACCAAATGCTGCCGTCACTTATGCTCTGGAAGCTACTATTGAGAGGCCTAAGCAACCCGACTTGATCTGTAAAAAACATCTGAGAGTTATTCGAACATTAGCTATAGATGCGGTTGAGTTATCTGAAACGGTGTCAGTGGATAACTCCTGGCCCGAAAAAGTTGACTATACGATCTCTATTCCAACTAAGGCGATTGCTATTGGTTCTTCCACCATGATTAACATCTTAATTGTTCCAGTACTAAAAGGGTTGAAATTAGGGCCTGTGAGGATCAGTTTAATGGAATCCTCCCAGTATTGTGGTAGCTATGGAGGGGTTATCAACCAAGAAAGAATAGTGGCCAAACTAAAACTAAAAGATCCATTGAAACACGTTGCccaaatgaagaagaagaggagcCTGAATGAAGTTAACGATGAAGGAATTGATATAGATACAGGGGAATTTCAAGATAAATGGGAAGTTCGAGCTCTATTAAATATACCTGCAAGCCTGACTAAATGCTCCCAAGACTGCCGCATTTTATCTAATATTAAAGTCCGTCATAAGATAAAGTTTACTATAAGTTTACTCAATCCGGACGGTCATATTTCGGAATTGCGTGCGGCGCTGCCCGTCCAATTATTCATTTCACCGTTTGTTCCAGTCAATGTAAAAACCTCCGATGTTATCGAAAGAACGCTCAAGACGTTTGGGCCCTCATATCAAATAACAAGTCAGCACGACAATTCTTTCAGCAATAAAAGCTTCGTCGACGATAGTGAAGAAGatgtaatttttcaaagatctGTATCTGCGTTACAATTGTCTTCAATGCCAACTATAGTGTCTGGCTCCACTTTGAATATCAATAGTACCGATGCAGAAGCTTCGGCAACTACTGATGCAACTATGGTAACTAGTTTGATGGTACCTCCCAATTACGGCAATCACGTTTATGATCGTGTGTATGGCGAGATAACTAATCAAGACGAAACCTCAACATCTCCATCCTCAGCTGCCATCGAATCACAGGCAACTCACGATATTCAAAACCTATGTATATCGGATAGTAACAATAGCAATAACCCTATTTTGGCACCGAATCCTCAAatcaaaattgaaaatgatagcCTTAATAATTGTGACTCTCGGGGGGACAGCTTTAACAATAGTAGCTTGAGTTTGGTTAATAATAATCTAACAGTTAGTGACAGTTGGAACAGCAACAGTATTTCCACAAATAGATATAATAACACCATTAATGCTGGGTTGAATAGTCCTTCGTTAACGCCAAGCTTCGCTCATTTATCTAGGCGGAACTCATATAGCCGCCAAACGTCTTCCACATCCTTGAAGAACGATTTGGAACTGACGGATTTGAGCAGAGTGCCCTCATATGATAAAGCTATGAAGTCTGACATGATTGGTGAGGATCTCCCACCAGCTTATCCGGAAGAAGAACTCGAtgttcaagaaaatagaaaaatcaaGCTAGAAAGACCGCAAATTCTTCACTACAAGTCTACATCGTCTTTGTTGCCACTTCCGGGCTCGAGCAAGAGTTCTAATAGCGTGAAAAGGTCATCTAGCAGGACACACTTATCCCACTCTCCACTGCCAAGGAATAATAGCGGATCCTCAATATCATTGCAGCAGCTGACGAGAAACAACACAGATAGTTCGTTTAATCTTAATCTCTCTTTCACATCAACGAAAAACGGTGTGGGAAGCAGAAACTTTCCGTTTAATATGACACCGTCTTTAGCTAGTGCAAATTCCAAAAACAACTcatattttgataaaactGAGTCTACATCTAACGTCAATAAAccaagagaagaagaaaaccatACGGGCTCAACCCACAACCGAAGGTCACGTTCATCATCAGTTCGGAGTAATAATAGTAACTCACCACTAAGACAAGGAACAGGTTCATTTGCTAATTTAATGGAGATGTTCACGAAGCGGGATCGCTCATGA
- the DDL1 gene encoding putative carboxylic ester hydrolase (carboxylic ester hydrolase~similar to YOR022C), with protein MLRFTHRGLRSSTRFRNLFLRLNHTYVPWFYAIDVPNSKPYLPIYKTLQSPKKFKPFSIDDSNRLEKASKRQERRPVLVNEDYLFKVDLSHMELSPTYWEGPTYQVRRGVWFDSSNQPLPSDLTLEIEGLYKRLKFDGRIGDPTTAPPAELQDIFRFKGKYPVDKENEEKQKKGSIDEDEHESTFKFILFANEQTAFLLSDLDGGKLQLAFLRSNLAQSLPINATMITRSYKNASSATTKHTSTSFKSGKVPQEAVADGSNSPKSKTIETKLEKKVSNLFNLSDFLQLFNGNSNKDQDDSQSLEKQMETDYNNADNSQGANASSKIKNGKNSDASDGQTRSNRRDVNNLVLCVHGIGQTLGKKYEYVNFAHTVNLLRSNMKRIYNNSEKLQSLNTAPDHKSNCNVQVLPITWRHSISFQTDAKEENIENPELPTLSQVTVNGVLPLRKLLADGLLDILLYVEPYYQDMILQQVTSQLNKTFRIFKEFNPDFEGKVHLVGHSLGSMILFDILSKQKKYELEFQVDNLFFIGSPIGLLKLIQRTKIGDRPEFPNDLERKLAVQRPQCKDVYNLYHVCDPISYRMEPLVSKEMAHYEQTYLPHCSEAYGLTSKVLEFGENIWKDLPGTDENYSQSKKNSSEKTKVKLSENLTKMLTNLNYTGRLDYAMSPNLLEVDFISAVKSHVSYFEEPDIAAFILKEILINHENASEIYVKIKTN; from the coding sequence ATGCTACGATTTACTCATCGAGGCCTTCGCTCTAGCACTCGTTTCAGAAACCTTTTCTTAAGGTTAAACCACACTTACGTTCCATGGTTCTACGCCATAGACGTTCCCAACTCCAAGCCCTATTTACCCATATACAAGACTTTACAatcaccaaaaaaattcaaaccGTTCTCCATTGATGACTCTAATCGTTTGGAAAAGGCCAGCAAGCGCCAAGAGCGCAGGCCCGTTTTAGTCAATGAGGACTACCTATTCAAAGTGGATCTATCTCATATGGAACTGTCCCCCACCTATTGGGAAGGCCCTACTTATCAAGTACGAAGAGGTGTTTGGTTCGACTCCTCAAATCAACCTCTGCCCAGTGACCTTACTTTGGAAATTGAAGGGTTATATAAACGGCTCAAATTCGACGGCAGAATTGGTGATCCGACCACGGCTCCCCCTGCAGAGTTGCAAGATATATTTAGGTTCAAAGGTAAATACCCagttgataaagaaaacgaagaaaagcaaaaaaaggGATCGATCGATGAAGATGAGCATGAGTCTACTTTcaagtttattttgttcGCCAATGAACAAACAGCATTTTTACTGTCGGATTTAGATGGTGGAAAACTGCAATTAGCCTTTTTAAGGTCCAATCTTGCTCAATCTTTACCGATTAATGCTACAATGATCACAAGGTCGTACAAAAATGCATCCTCTGCAACTACTAAACATACATCTACATCATTTAAGTCAGGGAAAGTGCCGCAGGAGGCTGTGGCAGATGGTAGTAACAGTCCCAAATCAAAAACCATTGAAacaaaattagaaaagaaagtttcaAACCTCTTTAATTTATCGGACTTCTTACAATTGTTCAATGGTAATTCCAATAAAGATCAAGATGATTCACAGAGTTTGGAAAAGCAAATGGAAACAGACTACAATAATGCGGATAATAGTCAAGGCGCCAATGCCAGTagcaaaataaagaatggCAAGAATTCGGACGCAAGTGATGGACAAACTAGAAGTAACAGAAGAGACGTGAATAACTTGGTACTTTGTGTTCATGGTATAGGCCAAACTTTGGGTAAGAAGTACGAATATGTGAATTTTGCACACACCGTAAATTTATTGAGATCtaatatgaaaagaatttacAATAATTCCGAGAAATTACAATCACTAAACACAGCACCTGATCACAAAAGCAATTGTAACGTTCAAGTGCTACCCATCACCTGGAGACACTCAATAAGTTTCCAGACCGATGCGAAGGAGGAAAACATAGAAAATCCTGAACTACCGACTTTGTCACAAGTTACAGTGAATGGAGTGCTACCCCTGAGGAAGCTACTGGCTGACGGTCTCCTAGATATTTTGCTGTATGTAGAACCATACTACCAGGATATGATTCTTCAACAGGTAACCTCTCAATTGAACAAAACATTTCGgattttcaaagaatttaaCCCAGACTTTGAGGGGAAAGTTCATTTGGTGGGTCATTCGTTGGGTAGTATGATACTATTCGATATTTTGtccaaacaaaaaaaatatgaacTAGAATTTCAAGTAGATAATCTGTTCTTCATTGGCTCACCAATTGGattattgaagttaattCAAAGAACCAAAATTGGTGATCGCCCAGAATTCCCCAATGACTTGGAGAGGAAATTAGCTGTACAGAGACCGCAATGTAAGGACGTTTATAATCTTTATCACGTCTGTGATCCTATTTCCTATAGGATGGAACCCCTTGTTAGTAAAGAAATGGCTCACTATGAACAAACTTATTTACCTCATTGTAGTGAAGCTTATGGACTGACTTCTAAAGTTTTGGAATTTGGCGAAAACATATGGAAAGATTTGCCAGGTACTGATGAAAACTATTCGcaatctaaaaaaaattcatcagaaaaaacaaaggTCAAATTATCAGAAAATCTTACGAAAATGCTTACAAATTTGAATTACACCGGACGTTTGGATTACGCCATGTCTCCAAATCTGCTAGAGGTGGATTTTATATCTGCTGTAAAATCACATGTTTCTTATTTCGAGGAACCGGATATTGCAGCGTTCATCCTGAAAGAAATCTTAATCAACCATGAAAATGCGTCAGAAATATatgtaaaaataaagacTAATTGA
- the SFM1 gene encoding protein-arginine N-methyltransferase SFM1 (SPOUT methyltransferase~similar to YOR021C), with amino-acid sequence MKYIIEHMEEGFSEWVILEYSQILREVGAENLILSSLPERTTEKDIPQKLLKLGLRWTTKDLKGINEDFKDLELLKDGRVCLLDPRAKIDLQPEDAAKFDYFVFGGILGDHPPRDRTKELKTTYPNLLISRRLGDKQMTTDTAIRTTQLIIEDGIEFEDIKFIDYPEFRFNKNEATEMPFRYVLDKEGKPILPEGMLDLIKKDSAQSLDDLLI; translated from the coding sequence ATGAAGTACATTATTGAGCATATGGAGGAAGGATTCAGTGAATGGGTCATTTTAGAGTACAGCCAAATCTTAAGAGAAGTGGGAGCTGAAAACTTGATTTTGTCGTCCTTGCCAGAGAGAACAACGGAAAAGGACATTCCGCAGAAACTACTAAAACTTGGTTTAAGATGGACAACAAAGGATTTGAAGGGTATTAATGaagatttcaaagatttggAACTTTTAAAAGATGGCAGAGTTTGCCTGTTGGACCCCAGGGCTAAGATCGATTTACAGCCTGAGGATGCTGCAAAATTCGACTATTTTGTATTTGGTGGTATATTAGGAGATCACCCTCCAAGAGATCGTACCAAAGAACTAAAGACTACCTATCCGAATCTGCTAATTAGCAGGAGACTAGGTGATAAGCAAATGACTACAGATACTGCCATAAGAACAACACAGCTGATTATTGAAGACGGAATTGAGTTTGAGGACATCAAGTTCATTGACTACCCTGAATTTAGgtttaataaaaatgagGCCACAGAAATGCCATTCAGATACGTTCTTGATAAAGAAGGTAAACCAATCTTGCCTGAAGGGATGTTGGATTTGATTAAGAAGGATTCTGCTCAAAGTTTGGATGATCTATTGATCTAG
- the HSP10 gene encoding Hsp10p (Mitochondrial matrix co-chaperonin~similar to YOR020C) — protein sequence MSTLLKSAKSIVPLMDRVLVQRIKAQAKTASGLYLPEKNVEKLNQAEVVAVGPGFTDANGNKVVPQVKVGDQVLIPQFGGSTIKLGNDDEVILFRDAEILAKIAKD from the coding sequence atgtCCACCCTTTTGAAGTCTGCTAAATCTATCGTTCCATTGATGGACCGTGTCCTTGTCCAAAGAATCAAGGCACAAGCAAAGACAGCATCCGGGTTGTATTTGCCAGAAAAGAATGTGGAAAAGTTAAATCAAGCTGAGGTTGTTGCCGTAGGCCCGGGTTTCACTGATGCCAATGGTAATAAGGTTGTTCCTCAAGTTAAAGTTGGTGACCAAGTTTTGATTCCACAGTTTGGTGGTTCTACCATTAAATTGGGCAATGACGATGAagttattcttttcagGGATGCTGAAATCTTGGCCAAGATTGCCAAGGACTGA
- a CDS encoding uncharacterized protein (similar to YOR019W) — translation MVPVCPDYDLQRSYRSLTFNVSGQNFKETNGQNLKKLSKEKDTFQPSVAFDTVPTTAGYSSIDDSREGFKGVPVPSYYTMEECYDDETDSFSPNLQYYLRDTFQSSPSLKTRKENNSESNGFPARSSKIMEKNADIRNFFLVSKNGKIVRRDYPSTPVIANETLMINRFEENWIKSWRQRKSQINERLNDRKRWFTYPELIFSEERIRPLYRGDDTAPCTKEQKRKHKIFQQKIGYPNNPKTIVCYINGKKHTWVALDWTVCKFARDLDHIVVITTLPKLISKRKKTSEDDTEWAPGYQKEVINQKLNDIFNYILQLVKVVKISVKITLEIVIGKIKKSLVDVINVHTPDFLVLATLKHERNENLITYRSKKLTDVFPVSYPIPTFVVPSKRMYSFELNLQKQVNEQVDKNNHTKNEHTDGDSMSSSMLKKNTLSDISSHISLDSYAEDFKRQGYIKKHLNASEDSIPRKLIDVAQHSRTRITGDIKKLQNVEKDRKSTKEKILLTKIDIVIKESLKSSLAIETLPGKKLSRSSHTDQIASFKNALIGNESKGTRFRKSLIPYSSSEEQDITTTIKPSSSPTSQIKFATSVKHRDGRAALGKARNLPDIRHSISFEKENSFDPSDKSSSVDNSIPLRKVKSAGTLRKIKTNDSSSSAGSRKSSSSFSTVNTFTGGGVGIFKVFKSGNSTGNKSSSRRNSSSADVLENDDRNGKKKKKKKKKKKKSLFSFGKI, via the coding sequence ATGGTTCCTGTTTGCCCGGACTATGACTTGCAAAGAAGCTACAGAAGCCTCACATTCAATGTTTCAGGACAAAActtcaaagaaacaaatGGACAAAACCTTAAGAAACTGTCCAAAGAGAAAGATACTTTTCAGCCTTCTGTTGCCTTTGACACTGTGCCTACCACTGCGGGTTATTCTTCTATAGATGATAGTCGAGAAGGATTCAAAGGCGTACCTGTTCCCAGCTATTACACCATGGAAGAGTGTTATGATGACGAAACAGACTCTTTCTCGCCAAATTTACAATATTATTTGAGAGACACATTCCAATCTTCACCTTCTTTGAAGACTAGAAAAGAGAACAACTCCGAATCCAACGGTTTTCCAGCGAGATCCTCGAAAATCATGGAGAAGAATGCTGACatcagaaatttttttttagtatccaaaaatggaaaaataGTAAGGAGAGACTACCCAAGCACGCCAGTAATTGCCAACGAAACATTAATGATAAACAGATTTGAGGAGAACTGGATAAAATCATGGCGCCAAAGAAAATCACAAATAAATGAAAGGCTGAATGACAGAAAAAGGTGGTTTACTTATCCTGAACTTATCTTCTCTGAGGAACGTATCAGACCGCTATATAGAGGCGATGATACGGCGCCATGTACGAAagagcaaaaaagaaaacacaaaatatttcaacaaAAGATCGGATATCCTAATAATCCTAAAACAATAGTTTGCTACATTAACGGAAAAAAGCATACATGGGTTGCTCTAGACTGGACTGTTTGCAAGTTTGCGCGAGACCTGGATCACATTGTGGTCATAACTACACTGCCAAAACTGATATCtaagaggaaaaaaacgTCAGAAGATGATACAGAATGGGCACCGGgatatcaaaaagaagTAATAAACCAAAAACTGAACGACATCTTCAATTATATTTTACAGCTTGTGAAGGTGGTCAAAATATCCGTCAAAATTACTTTAGAAATAGTTATAggcaaaataaaaaaaagcctGGTAGATGTTATTAATGTCCATACTCCGGATTTCTTAGTTCTTGCTACTTTAAAGCACGAACGAAATGAGAATCTTATTACATATAGATCCAAAAAGCTGACAGATGTCTTTCCTGTTAGTTATCCAATTCCCACATTTGTTGTTCCCTCAAAAAGAATGTATTCGTTCGAACTGAACCTACAAAAACAAGTAAATGAACAAGTTGACAAAAATAACCATACGAAGAACGAACATACTGATGGTGACAGCATGAGCAGTTCAAtgctcaaaaaaaatacattaTCAGATATTTCTTCACATATTTCCCTAGATTCATATGCAGAAGATTTCAAAAGGCAAGGTTACATCAAAAAGCACTTAAACGCCTCTGAGGATTCTATTCCAAGAAAGCTGATAGATGTTGCCCAACACTCAAGAACGAGGATCACTGGtgatataaaaaaattacaaaatgTTGAGAAAGATAGGAAATCTactaaagaaaagattttgTTAACGAAAATCGATATTGTAATCAAAGAGTCGTTGAAATCTTCTTTAGCGATAGAGACGCTACCTGGTAAGAAGTTATCGCGGTCTAGTCACACTGACCAAATTGCTAGCTTCAAAAATGCCCTGATAGGTAATGAATCGAAAGGCACGAGGTTTAGAAAATCATTAATACCGTATTCGTCTTCAGAAGAACAAGATATCACAACAACTATCAAACCCAGTAGCTCACCTACATCCCAAATCAAGTTTGCGACCTCTGTCAAACACAGAGATGGAAGAGCTGCCCTTGGCAAAGCCAGAAATCTGCCTGACATAAGGCACAGTATTTCTTTCGAGAAAGAGAATTCCTTTGATCCATCTGATAAAAGTAGTAGTGTTGATAATAGCATTCCTTTGAGGAAAGTGAAAAGTGCCGGTACGttaagaaaaatcaaaaccaACGACTCTTCAAGTAGTGCAGGGTCCAGGAAAAGTTCGTCTAGTTTTAGTACTGTGAACACCTTTACTGGGGGTGGAGTTGGGATCTTTAAGGTGTTTAAAAGTGGAAATTCCACTGGAAATAAATCATCCAGTAGAAGAAATAGTAGCAGTGCTGATGTTTTAGAAAACGATGATCGTAACggtaagaaaaagaagaagaagaagaagaagaagaagaaatcgtTGTTCTCATTTGGTAAAATTTGA
- the AHC1 gene encoding Ahc1p (Subunit of the Ada histone acetyltransferase complex~similar to YOR023C) → MMSPAQDKLHHQHHHHNPSSSSSKMANVYQVTTPKSPQDLDNNMDEPFKMGTATGNADKDSENTQRLKYECAKGEILNVLNLHIMLNHKHIGHLRRNVQRVNAKLALLETLHNDTSLLNKIERTYQLKIKQQQQHSALSGHPHYSMGMENTNASDYNLSYPALSDYNINCQPLSSSSNSNMSTTRIPHHHYHTRSKSNGLLLEPSALRPANSNIIDYRLTGSKSLSEAITKPTLVSLPHTKSDGTSSPRSSSISPLDEQPGFQILPFKPSQMHLNHRRNYSSTCLTSNSGIIGKTEDNEPIFRRYDGILVIITCSKCDRSGFTSAQGIVNHTRLKHSKLYSSQPLAVLNNQKLLPNDKQDPEILSKFEKLKLNPNKDYLPSDIAIPKPQSPINPTENHTRVQKTIKDTPHLEKLYENKDDFRKLIDMVNETPNDLNEFLKQREIQLRQQKEQEEESSKSDDEASYVPSPSLSATTTTPTTTDPPSPPVLSSSLQRKLLRKRKLGLNSTAPIEDLPLRERLRAHPTDKKPRKVALLTNELEGPATVAKSSSYYNLRSKSRLRGSHT, encoded by the coding sequence ATGATGAGTCCCGCCCAAGATAAACTGCACCACCAGCACCATCATCATAACCCCTCTTCGTCGTCTTCCAAGATGGCTAACGTTTATCAGGTTACGACGCCAAAATCTCCTCAGGATTTGGACAACAATATGGACGAGCCCTTCAAAATGGGCACCGCCACTGGTAATGCGGACAAGGACAGTGAAAATACCCAGCGGTTGAAGTACGAGTGCGCCAAGGGGGAGATACTGAATGTTCTGAATCTGCATATAATGCTCAATCACAAGCATATCGGGCACTTGCGAAGAAATGTCCAAAGGGTTAACGCAAAACTAGCTCTCTTGGAAACCCTGCATAACGATACTAGCTTATTGAACAAAATCGAACGGACATATCAACTTAAAATAaagcaacagcaacagcatAGCGCCCTCAGCGGCCACCCTCATTACAGTATGGGTATGGAAAATACAAACGCATCAGATTATAACTTATCATACCCGGCTCTATCGGATTATAACATCAATTGTCAGCCCCTGTCCTCAAGCAGCAACTCAAATATGTCGACAACGCGCATACCTCACCATCACTATCATACCAGAAGCAAGAGTAATGGGCTCCTTTTGGAGCCTTCTGCCCTCCGTCCGGCAAACTCGAATATAATTGACTACAGACTGACAGGTTCTAAATCCCTATCGGAAGCTATAACCAAGCCCACTCTCGTCTCCTTGCCTCACACCAAATCGGATGGTACTTCCTCGCCTCGTTCCTCTTCAATATCCCCCTTAGACGAGCAGCCAGGGTTTCAAATACTCCCCTTTAAACCAAGCCAGATGCACCTTAACCACAGACGTAATTACAGTAGCACCTGCTTGACGAGCAATAGCGGTATCATTGGTAAGACCGAAGATAATGAGCCCATTTTCAGGAGATACGACGGAATTCTGGTTATAATTACATGCTCCAAATGCGACCGTTCTGGCTTCACTTCCGCGCAAGGTATCGTCAACCATACCCGACTAAAGCATTCCAAACTATATTCGAGCCAACCGTTGGCCGTTTTAAACAACCAAAAACTACTTCCTAATGATAAACAAGATCCGGAAATTTTATCCAAGTTCGAGAAATTAAAGCTAAACCCAAACAAAGACTATCTGCCTTCTGACATTGCAATTCCAAAACCGCAGTCACCAATCAATCCCACAGAAAACCATACACGGGTTCAAAAGACTATCAAGGACACTCCTCATTTAGAAAAACTATACGAAAATAAAGACGATTTCAGAAAACTGATTGATATGGTCAATGAAACTCCGAATGACTTGAATGAGTTTTTAAAGCAGCGTGAAATTCAACTAAGACAGCAGAAAGAGCAGGAAGAGGAATCTTCTAaatctgatgatgaagctTCTTATGTCCCATCACCGTCTCTCTCGGCAACGACTACTACGCCAACGACTACAGACCCGCCCTCTCCACCAGTTTTATCCTCCTctttgcaaagaaaattgctACGTAAGAGGAAGTTGGGTTTAAATAGCACTGCTCCCATTGAAGATTTACCTCTAAGAGAAAGGTTGAGAGCACATCCCACTGACAAAAAACCAAGAAAAGTGGCCCTTTTAACTAATGAACTTGAAGGCCCTGCTACTGTAGCAAAGTCTTCTTCCTATTACAATTTAAGGTCGAAATCAAGGCTCCGTGGGTCTCATACATAG
- the MCO10 gene encoding Mco10p (similar to YOR020W) has protein sequence MGAAYKVFGKTVQPHVLAISTFVATAAVTSYFTMKPKTKNEYKSSSPLDQPKNGENSNSNAEGKDDDVIKSIEGFLNDLEKDTKLDTKAN, from the coding sequence ATGGGAGCTGCATATAAGGTATTTGGAAAGACGGTTCAACCCCATGTATTGGCTATATCTACGTTTGTTGCTACCGCTGCAGTGACATCTTACTTCACAATGAAACCAAAAACTAAGAATGAATACAAGAGTAGTTCGCCTTTGGACCAACCAAAAAACGGCGAAAATTCAAACTCCAATGCTGAAGGAAAGGATGATGATGTCATAAAGAGTATTGAAGGGTTTTtaaatgatttggaaaaagatACGAAGCTGGATACAAAAGCAAACTGa